GACTTCGCCTAACGGCTTCGCTCAGAATGACACTTGCATAAACTTTTAACTAATAACCATTGACTACTAACTATTGACTAGTAACTAATAACTAGGAACTAAAAAATGGGTAAACAAGCACTTGGTCGCGGTCTCTCTGCAATTTTTAAGGCACACGATGTTCTCGGCAACTCTGTCGATAACGCTATCAACAATACCGCTACAAACGAAAACGTAAATCCGGACAATCAGAAAATCGTCGAAATCAACATCGACTTGATTGACCCGAACCCGTTCCAGCCGCGTAAGTTCTTCGATGACGATGAACTTGTCGAACTTGCTGAAACCATCGAAAAGCACGGACTCATCCAGCCGATTGCTGTCCGCAAGGTGGGCGACCGTTACCAGATCATCAGCGGTGAACGCCGTACCCGTGCATCGAAACTCGCCAACTGCAGAACCATCAAGGCTCAGGTTTACGAAAATCTCGACGACAAGACCATGAGCGAATGGGCACTCATCGAGAACATCCAGCGCGTGGACTTGAATCCGATCGAAGTGGCACAGTCCTACCAGCAGTTGATCGACAACCACAACTACACACATGATGACTTGGCCAAGACAGTCGGCAAGTCCCGTTCCGCCATCACGAACGCACTTCGTCTTTTGAAGCTCCCGAACCAGGTGCAGGCCTGGATTCAGGAAGGCAAACTTGCAGGCGGTGCCGCCCGTGCTCTCTGCAGTGAAAAAATTGCAGACCCGGAATCTCTCGCAAAGCGCGTCATCGAAGAAGGCTTGAACGTCCGCCAGATCGAAGCGATTGCCCGCGGTGAGGACCCGTTCGCCCAGACAAAAGACGAGGGTGAAACGAAAGAAGCAGAACCTGAAAATGGCGCAGTCGTTCCTGAAGAAGATGAAATGCCGGAAGTTCACGGCAGCGAACCGAGACCAAAGCCGGAACTCAGCGCTGACCTCAAGAACTTCGAAAACAGACTCGAAACATTCTTCGGTACAAAGGTTGCACTCAACCCGAATGCCAAGGACCAGACCAAGGGCACCATCGTCATCAACTATTATTCCATGGATGACCTGACAAGAATCCAGGAAATAATGGACAACCGTTAATGGTAAAATTGTGAGTCGTAAGTTCTACACTATCCAGATTATTCCGGAAAACACGACCGGTGCAAGGAAGTACCGCATATCGAGCAAGCAATTTTACTTGTTCCATATCGGGCTTGTCCTGGTCGCTATTATTCTTATTTTGTTCATAGTCCACATTGCAAAGATCAACAAGACACTCATCTCTTACGAAAAGATGCGCGTACACAATGCACAGCTCATCAAGCAGAATGCAAACTACGAAGAGCTCTTTTCGCGACTTGATTCTCTGTGGATTATGGAAAATAGAATCCAGAATATTTTCGAGACGTTCCTCGAAAACGACTCCAACAAAATTAACAGCATCATCGAGCGCAACCGATTTGCGCATGTGCCGTCCGCGAAAAACCAAATCGACTTCGAAGGGATACACAACTGGCTTACGACCGACGAAAAAATTCGCTTGGAACGAATCCCGAACGTGATCCCGGCTGTTGGCATTATCAGCAAAAAGTTCTCCTACGAAAACAAGCACCTGGGAATCGACATTTCGGCCCGAAAAGGAAACCCGGTATTTGCATCGGGTAGTGGCAAGGTCACTTACGCCGGCAACAGCGGCGATCTCGGAAACACGGTTGTCATCGATCACCAGAACGGATACAAGTCGTCTTATTCACACCTCAAGAGTATTCGAACCCGAAAAGGTGCCAATGTTACAAAAGGCGATGTCATCGGTTATGTAGGCGATACCGGAAATACCAGCGGTCCACATTTGCATTATTCTATTACCAAGAATAATTTACCGCAGGATCCGGAAACGATATTTACATACTAGAGGAAAAAATATGGGGAGCAAAAGCGAACAGGAATTTACTCAAATCGGAAGGAATGTCCTAATTGATGGGGACATTACCGGTAAAACTGATTTGCGAATCGCCGGAAAGGTTCACGGAAGTGTTATCATCGATGGCGAATTGATTCTTGAAAAACTTGGAATAATCGAAGGCGACGTCAAGTGTGGCGCTGCCATTCTTGCAGGTGTTATCAAAGGAAACGTAGATTGCAAAAAGAAACTCGTCCTTCAGGATAATGCAAAAATTTTAGGAAACGTAAAAGCAGAACAGCTCGTCATAGACGAAGGTGCCATATTACAGGGCAACTGCGACATGAAGTAAACGCCTGCAATCAAGAAGTAAAAGTAATCAACCACCTATATTAAATAATACTAAATATATTTATATATGATAATTAGTATTTAATGTAGTGAATAGTGGATAGAAATTTTAAATCGATTTCGTAAGTCTATGAAAATCAACGAGTTACAGAATTAAAGCAAATGTGGATTGATGTTGAAAGTTTAAAATTTATTCACTTTCTTCAACGTTGATAGATGTTGAACCTGAGTTTTCAATGCTAATTCACCAAATGGTCACGAAAGTATGTTGAAGATTATGTGACAAAGTTCACAAAAGTATTTACATTGTCGAAAAAATCATAAAAAAACGTATTAAGTTTTCATTTTTTTATCTCAATAGCTATATTCATATAGAATTTACGTAGTTGTATGAAGAAAGACGTTCTTAAGATTGGTCAGATATCTGATACCCACATCGGTGAAGATGCGAGTTTAGTCCAGGATATTGATGTCTGTAAGAACTTTTTGACGGCCTATAACTCTGAAACCATGAAGGATCTGGATCTTTTGGTGATTTCTGGAGATTTGGCCGATGACTTTAAACCAGGTGCCTACTCTTATATAGCCAACGTATTAAAAGACTGCAAAGTTCCAGTTTGCGTTATTCCGGGAAATCATGACAACATTGAAGTCATGCAGAAGTATTTTGACTTGGAAGGCAAAATACATAATGGAAAGTGTTATTATCGCTATGATATTGACGGACATTCCATTTTCTTTTTGGATAGTGCAGATGGGACAGTTTCAAGTGAGCAGCTTTTATGGCTAGAGCAGGAAACTGCAAAAGTGGATGGTGAGGTTTTGCTGTTCCTACATCATCCACCATGCCATTGCAACCACAAGTTCATGGACTTGAGATATGCGCTAAAGAACATTGGAGAAGTTCAGGCGACGCTTTTGAAGATAAAGAATCTCAAGCATATATTTGTGGGACACTATCACAGCGAGATGGTCGAAAATTTTGGAGATAAGACCGTCTATGTGACTCCGTCGACGCAAATGCAGATTGACCCGAATATGTCGGTATTTTGTCTGAGTTCTGCTGCACCGGGTTGGCGCGTGATTGAATGGGGCGAAAATTTTATGGAAACAAAGGTTTATTTTTCAAATACCCCTTGAAATTCCTAAAATCTTTTACTAAATTTGCAATCAATGGCGGTTTAGCTCAGCGGTAGAGCACTGGAATCATAATCCATTGGTCCGGGGTTCAAATCCCTGAACCGCTATTACAAAAAAAAGAGGCGAGCATGTCAAAAAAAATTCTAGTAATTTCACTTTTGGCAATCGCCTCTTTTTTTGTTTCTTGTTCTGACAAGCAGCCGGAAGCAAAGCCTGCAAGTCAGGTCGTGTTGCCGCAGTCGCAGCCGATTGTTCCTGTGCTTCCGTTCACGGCTCCTGCAAAATCCAATATCACTGATGAAAAGGCGGTTGTTTACGCAAAAGCTAGCAATGGCCTTGTAGAGCTTGGCGTCAAGTGGTCCGAACGTATCGACAACGCCAAGGATTTTGAAAAGATCCAGATTCTCAATGCATATAACGTCGCACGTGACCAGCTCTGCGCTCGTGCAGGTTTGCAAGGCGGCATTGCTGAATTTGACTGGATTACGAATGTAGCCATGAAGAATCCGGAAAACAGATCTGCTTTCGAAAAGGCCGGATTTAAGGTAAAGTAATTTAATTAGTTAATAATTCAAAGTTACTAGTTACTAGAAATATCGAAAAAAATTGCCGCGAAGAATCGCGGTTTTTTTTATTGCTGAAGGCGCTTATAAACTTCAATCTGGCGTTCGATAATGCCATCCCAGGTGAAGCATTCTTCAATGCGCTTGCGGGCGCCAGCGAGAAGTTTTTGAATCAATGTCGGGTCTGCTTCGAGACGCTTAAAGGCGTCGGCAAGCGCAACAGGGTCTTTTTCGGGAACAAGAATTCCGGACTCTCCGTCGACAACGACATCCGGGATACCGCCGACATTGCTTGCGACAATCGGCAGTCCAAGTTCCATGGCTTCGATGAGCACGACTCCGAGTCCTTCTGTGTCGCCCTTGTGGTCGACGATAGCTGGAAGTGTAAAGACGTTTGCCGTCTTGTATTCGTTTGCGAGATCTTCAGGCGAGAGCTTGCCCGTGAAAATGATTTCGGCGCCGTCGTTTACTGCGGCTGCTTGCTGCTTAAGCTGTTCGGTCAAGTCACCGACACCGACGATGCGGATTTCGAACTTGTCTCTAGGCAAATGCTTTGCAGCTTCGATGAGATAGCAGATTCCCTTGCGTTCGATGTGTCGACCGACAAAGAGAATTTTGAATTTGCCATTCACTGGATGCGGAACAATTGTGACTGGATCCTTCGTTTCACTCAGGATGACGCCACTCTCGTCTTTATTATCCTCTAGCGTAGTTCCGTACGGGCTCCATTCGACGTTTACGTTGCGGAGCGCCTTGATTTTACCGGCGGTAAAACTTGAATTTGCGAAGATTGCCTGTGCCTGCCCGATGGCAAATTTCAGGAGTGGCTTGACCCATTTCTTTTTGCGGATGAGCAAGAGCTCTGCACCGTGGAAATTCAGTACGAGCGGAATTTTAAAAAGCTTGGCTGCACCGAGTGCGATGTAGGCGTGCGGGAACGGCCAGTGCGCGTGAATCACGTCAGGGCGCCACTTGCGGCAAATCCTGATGCACTGGAAAAATCCGTTGATGATATAGGGGATGGCAAGCAGCTGTAACCATGGCTTGGAGGCCATCTTGCTTGGGGCGCCTTCTTCGTGTGTGAGGATTTCCCAGCTTGCAGGCGCATAGCGGAAACGGTTCACGTGCGTGCCGTCAATGTCATGGCTCTTGAGGCCCTTGTACGCAGGCGCAAGCACCTGAATTTCGACACCCGCTTTTTTCAAGTGGGCGATAGATGTACGCAGCCAAGGGACTTCGGCGTCTTCTTGAAATCTTGGATAGACGGAGCCTATGACGAGTACTTTCATTGTTCCTGCTTTGCGGTCTGCTGTGTCTGGATATCCTGGATACAGCTCGGATAGACGATAGGCTTTACGTTTTTATCAAGCACAAGGCTTATGATTTCGAAGTTCTGGGCGCTTGCGGTACGCATGAATCGTCCTGCAAGACGCGTCCAGCCATCGAGCTTGGAATCCAGTAGCAAAAGGCCGATTCCGCTTTCATGTTCGAGGAAACCGAGAATATCGTTTCCGCGCTTGTTCTTGGAAAGCGTTTCCATGAAGATATTCCAGAACTGCTGGGAATTGCTCTCGTTGCCGAGGGTTGCATTGATGGAATCGAAGTCAAATTCAATGTATACGAAGGAGCTCTTATCCTCATCACTGCGGATAATTTCTTCCTGACAACGTCTTTCAAAAATATCTTCCGTATAGATGGAGATATTGTATTGATGTTTTTTAATCAAGTTGAAGAGGTATTCCTTCATCATCGCCCCTAATTTAGTCTATTTTTTAACCATGCAGCGATTGTTAAAATTGAAAAAAGCGCTGAAGAGCAGTGTTTTGGCTACTTCGGTCGAGAATTTTAAAGTCATCAAATCAGCGACTGGCAAGTACCGTCCGATGACGGCGTTTGAAATCCAGATTTTGGAGAAAAACGGAAACAGTTGCGACGACTGGTCGAAGGTTCTAGTCGAGCCCGACTTTGACCCGAATCGAATTTTCCGTTCGAGTTTTATGGGCGATGTGCGCCTCCCGAAATTCTTTGGTACACTCCTCTTGCCGGGTGATGTTTCGGTCGCTACAGGTATTTACGATTGCATGGTCCATAACTGCATTATCGAGAACGCCTTGATTTATAAGGTCTCAACGCTGAGCAATGTGCTTGTACGCAGTAGTGCGGTTGTGCAAAATGTTGGCACGCTCGTGAGCAGCGGCAAAATCAACTACATGGTTGGTTCGTCCATTAATGTCGGTAACGAGATGGGTGGTCGCGAAGTGCTGGTGTTCCCGGAACTCACGACGGAGCTTGTCGACTTGCAGCTGTTCCACAAGGCTGAACAGAGCGTCCAGGATTCTTTTGCTGAAATGCTCAGCACGTATAGGTCCGAACTTGCACTCCCGTTTGGAATCGTGGGGAAGGGCGCCGTCGTTTCGAATACGAACATTATCCGCAATAGCTGGATTGGTGCACATGCCCGCATCGAAGGTGCCGCAAAGATTCGCAATTCCATTATCATGAGTTCGCTCGAAGAATCGAGCCATGTCTATGATTCCGTGATTCTTGAAAACACGAATGTGCAGATGGGCGTTAAGGTGCATACGGGCGCCGAGGTCCAGAGTTCTGTTCTGATGAGCCGTTGCAAGGTGGGGAGCAAGGCTATCGTGAAGTCTTCCATCATTGCGCCGTGCTGCCATATCGAAGAAGGCGAGGTGAACAGTTCTTACATGGGACCGATGACGCAGATGCACCATCATTCGCTTTTGATTGCAGCACTTTGGCCAGAAGGCTGTGGCAACTTGGGCTATGGTGCAAATGTCGGTAGTAACCACACGGGCCGCATGCCAGACCAGGAAGTAATGCCTGGTCAGGGCATGTTCTTTGGTCTTGGCGTGAACATCAAGTTCCCGTCGAATTTCCGCGAGTCTCCGTTTACTTTGATTGCAAGCGGACTTACGACTTTGCCGCAACGACTTAAGTTCCCGTTCTCGCTGATCCACGCGGGCGACCCGCAGCTGGTGGGTGTAGCTCCACGCTTGAACGAAATTGTGCCGGGCTGGAACTATGCAAAGAATGCGTATGCGCTCGATCGCAATGCGTACAAATATTCCATTCGCGGTAAGGGCATTGTGCCTTCTACGTTCTACTCGATTTACAATCCTGAAACAGCTCGCTTGGTGTTTGATGCGTACAACCGCTTGCAGGTGAGCAAGGTCAAGGATGTTTATACGAAATCTGATATTGACGGGCTTGGTGAAAACTTCATGCGCGAACGCGTGCGCCAGAGTGCTATCAAGACGTATGGTGAATATCTGGAACGCTACGTGCTTGATCTGATGCTTACGCTTGTGGAAAGTGACGAGTCCCTTTCGAAACAGTCGCCACGCGAATTGCGCAAGCTTCTCGGTGATACAAA
The sequence above is drawn from the Fibrobacter sp. UWB16 genome and encodes:
- a CDS encoding ParB/RepB/Spo0J family partition protein — protein: MGKQALGRGLSAIFKAHDVLGNSVDNAINNTATNENVNPDNQKIVEINIDLIDPNPFQPRKFFDDDELVELAETIEKHGLIQPIAVRKVGDRYQIISGERRTRASKLANCRTIKAQVYENLDDKTMSEWALIENIQRVDLNPIEVAQSYQQLIDNHNYTHDDLAKTVGKSRSAITNALRLLKLPNQVQAWIQEGKLAGGAARALCSEKIADPESLAKRVIEEGLNVRQIEAIARGEDPFAQTKDEGETKEAEPENGAVVPEEDEMPEVHGSEPRPKPELSADLKNFENRLETFFGTKVALNPNAKDQTKGTIVINYYSMDDLTRIQEIMDNR
- a CDS encoding M23 family metallopeptidase, with amino-acid sequence MSRKFYTIQIIPENTTGARKYRISSKQFYLFHIGLVLVAIILILFIVHIAKINKTLISYEKMRVHNAQLIKQNANYEELFSRLDSLWIMENRIQNIFETFLENDSNKINSIIERNRFAHVPSAKNQIDFEGIHNWLTTDEKIRLERIPNVIPAVGIISKKFSYENKHLGIDISARKGNPVFASGSGKVTYAGNSGDLGNTVVIDHQNGYKSSYSHLKSIRTRKGANVTKGDVIGYVGDTGNTSGPHLHYSITKNNLPQDPETIFTY
- a CDS encoding polymer-forming cytoskeletal protein; this translates as MGSKSEQEFTQIGRNVLIDGDITGKTDLRIAGKVHGSVIIDGELILEKLGIIEGDVKCGAAILAGVIKGNVDCKKKLVLQDNAKILGNVKAEQLVIDEGAILQGNCDMK
- a CDS encoding metallophosphoesterase, with the translated sequence MKKDVLKIGQISDTHIGEDASLVQDIDVCKNFLTAYNSETMKDLDLLVISGDLADDFKPGAYSYIANVLKDCKVPVCVIPGNHDNIEVMQKYFDLEGKIHNGKCYYRYDIDGHSIFFLDSADGTVSSEQLLWLEQETAKVDGEVLLFLHHPPCHCNHKFMDLRYALKNIGEVQATLLKIKNLKHIFVGHYHSEMVENFGDKTVYVTPSTQMQIDPNMSVFCLSSAAPGWRVIEWGENFMETKVYFSNTP
- a CDS encoding glycosyltransferase, with product MKVLVIGSVYPRFQEDAEVPWLRTSIAHLKKAGVEIQVLAPAYKGLKSHDIDGTHVNRFRYAPASWEILTHEEGAPSKMASKPWLQLLAIPYIINGFFQCIRICRKWRPDVIHAHWPFPHAYIALGAAKLFKIPLVLNFHGAELLLIRKKKWVKPLLKFAIGQAQAIFANSSFTAGKIKALRNVNVEWSPYGTTLEDNKDESGVILSETKDPVTIVPHPVNGKFKILFVGRHIERKGICYLIEAAKHLPRDKFEIRIVGVGDLTEQLKQQAAAVNDGAEIIFTGKLSPEDLANEYKTANVFTLPAIVDHKGDTEGLGVVLIEAMELGLPIVASNVGGIPDVVVDGESGILVPEKDPVALADAFKRLEADPTLIQKLLAGARKRIEECFTWDGIIERQIEVYKRLQQ
- a CDS encoding DUF4954 family protein, whose translation is MQRLLKLKKALKSSVLATSVENFKVIKSATGKYRPMTAFEIQILEKNGNSCDDWSKVLVEPDFDPNRIFRSSFMGDVRLPKFFGTLLLPGDVSVATGIYDCMVHNCIIENALIYKVSTLSNVLVRSSAVVQNVGTLVSSGKINYMVGSSINVGNEMGGREVLVFPELTTELVDLQLFHKAEQSVQDSFAEMLSTYRSELALPFGIVGKGAVVSNTNIIRNSWIGAHARIEGAAKIRNSIIMSSLEESSHVYDSVILENTNVQMGVKVHTGAEVQSSVLMSRCKVGSKAIVKSSIIAPCCHIEEGEVNSSYMGPMTQMHHHSLLIAALWPEGCGNLGYGANVGSNHTGRMPDQEVMPGQGMFFGLGVNIKFPSNFRESPFTLIASGLTTLPQRLKFPFSLIHAGDPQLVGVAPRLNEIVPGWNYAKNAYALDRNAYKYSIRGKGIVPSTFYSIYNPETARLVFDAYNRLQVSKVKDVYTKSDIDGLGENFMRERVRQSAIKTYGEYLERYVLDLMLTLVESDESLSKQSPRELRKLLGDTNKEIARVVTLPETMDDLVKRYRQLDKEWFDNVSHGLDRDNERGRKIFDDYDSAHPVDKGFMEWERTRLEESAKRLSAFVKNLA